The region ACGGATGGGAACCAGGTGAAAGATGAGGGGCGGGCCGGTTTCGTCGCCGCGCACCGGAAATGAGCGCGGTGTACCGTCCTGCTGGCGGAGTGTGGCCACAGCCTGCGCCAGCATAGTGGCCGCAGGGCCGGGGGTGTTGAGCACGATGCGTTCGTCCGCTCGGGTGGCTATCCGAGGGGCCAGGGTGTCGAACAGCGAATTGACCGCGATGGCCCGTCCGTCATGATTCAGTACGGCGGCGGGAAGGCCCAAAGCCTCGAGGGTGTGCGTCGCCGTAGCCGCCTCTTCAAGCCGCAGTCGCGATGATATCAGGGCGGCACGGGCAAAGTGAGGCCTGAGCGGGTCGACGGCCGCGATAACGCTGGCCGGTACAGGCCCATGCTCGTACCGAAATTCAGTGTTGAGGGCAATCAGGTCGCCGCTCGGTACCGCCACCGTTGTGCCGAAATTCCAGCCCAGGCCCCGCGGCCGCAGAAATTCCACATGTAGCGGATCGGTGTCGAGTTCCTCGGGCGTGAACATGTCCTGGTTGGTAAGGAAGCCGGGGTGCTGCATTGCGGCGTCGCGCACAGCACGTTGATTGTGACGCATCCATCCACCGGAAACGAACTCTTCCATGATCGGCGTCGCTGCCGCCGTCGCGATCCAGCGCAGATCCTCCCCCTGCGCGGTAAGCATGACCGTGCCAAAGCCCCCCGCGAATTCGGTAAGCCGATCCAGGACTCGGGGCCAGAGCGAGGGTAGGAA is a window of Oleomonas cavernae DNA encoding:
- a CDS encoding helix-turn-helix transcriptional regulator, with product MRTPEELIDDIYAAAFLPSLWPRVLDRLTEFAGGFGTVMLTAQGEDLRWIATAAATPIMEEFVSGGWMRHNQRAVRDAAMQHPGFLTNQDMFTPEELDTDPLHVEFLRPRGLGWNFGTTVAVPSGDLIALNTEFRYEHGPVPASVIAAVDPLRPHFARAALISSRLRLEEAATATHTLEALGLPAAVLNHDGRAIAVNSLFDTLAPRIATRADERIVLNTPGPAATMLAQAVATLRQQDGTPRSFPVRGDETGPPLIFHLVPIRREAHDLFAAAAGVLVATPVQQSGTPAASMLQGLFDLSPTEARVARKIAGGQNIEAVAAALGTSRETVRHHLKVVFQKTGTNRQAELVLLLSGAKGFTAA